One stretch of Arachis duranensis cultivar V14167 chromosome 1, aradu.V14167.gnm2.J7QH, whole genome shotgun sequence DNA includes these proteins:
- the LOC107479235 gene encoding ankyrin repeat domain-containing protein EMB506, chloroplastic produces the protein MGSVATPLLTIQFPAAITETIRNSKLGASFNKICRSTGKGILSFSFAGGNRIVGVNFAIKAGKGVSNLKTGEQEGTWEEPDIDSDSESDGEDEEAEDENLGFESDWEEEETKTSATTVANIKSTDTNEEHVKREIEQLLDPEERAILQQNVTPNLEKISTEKWIPLHTLALSMQMSCMDKLLEDGFDIDFINKASLTALHKAIIGKKEAVISHLLRKGASPHVKDKVGATPLHYAVQVGAKQTVKLLIKYNVDVNVADNEGWTPLHVAIQSRNRDIAKILLVNGADKTRKTKNGKTALDLCLCYGKDFKSYELAQVVKVVPADSAL, from the exons ATGGGCTCTGTGGCTACACCACTTCTGACTATTCAATTTCCTGCTGCTATTACGGAAACCATCAGGAACTCCAAATTGGGTGCAAGTTTCAATAAAATCTGTAGAAGTACAGGAAAAGGAATACTCAGTTTCTCTTTTGCTGGTGGCAACCGCATAGTTGGGGTTAACTTTGCAATCAAAGCAGGCAAAGGAGTATCAAATTTGAAAACTGGGGAACAAGAAGGAACTTGGGAGGAACCAGATATTGACAGTGACAGTGAATCTGATGGTGAAGATGAGGAAGCTGAGGATGAGAACCTTGGATTTGAAAGCGATTGGGAGGAGGAAGAAACAAAGACTTCAGCTACTACTGTTGCAAATATAAAATCAACTGACACAAACGAGGAACATGTTAAGAGAG AGATTGAACAGCTTTTGGACCCAGAAGAAAGAGCAATATTGCAACAGAATGTGACTCCTAACTTGGAAAAAATATCAACT GAAAAATGGATCCCTTTGCACACCCTTGCTCTGTCAATGCAGATGAGTTGCATGGATAAGCTTCTTGAAGATGGTTTTGATATTGATTTCATTAATAAGGCAA GTCTCACTGCACTTCATAAGGCAATTATAGGCAAAAAAGAAGCTGTGATAAGCCATCTTTTAAGGAAAGGTGCAAGTCCTCATGTGAAGGACAAG GTTGGAGCTACTCCACTTCATTATGCAGTTCAAGTTGGTGCCAAGCAAACTGTGAAATTATTAATCAAGTATAACGTCGATGTCAATGTTGCAGATAAT GAAGGTTGGACTCCATTGCACGTTGCCATTCAAAGTAGAAACAGAGATATAGCAAAAATTTTGTTAGTCAATGGTGCAGATAAAACAAGGAAGACTAAG AATGGAAAGACAGCACTGGATCTATGCTTATGTTATGGAAAAGATTTCAAATCTTATGAGCTTGCTCAAGTAGTGAAGGTAGTTCCAGCTGACAGTGCTCTATGA